Proteins encoded in a region of the Uloborus diversus isolate 005 chromosome 1, Udiv.v.3.1, whole genome shotgun sequence genome:
- the LOC129219610 gene encoding protein aveugle-like, whose amino-acid sequence MTNKNSVSSSSSGKETDSSSNTNARPKLVFFWTNAEVLKWLRRHCEEYHTLYASLFLENDITGRSLLRMNDATLERMGIKEKAHREVICTEILKLKLKSDILELKDLQKKKGLSYFDLTSPSRLGFFDRFA is encoded by the exons atgacaaataaaaacaGT GTATCCTCTTCTAGTTCCGGAAAAGAAACCGATAGTTCTTCAAACACAAATGCTCGTCCAAAGTTGGTTTTTTTCTGGACTAATgctgaagttttaaaatggttacgCCGACATTGTGAAGAATATCATACACTTTATGCAAGtttgtttttagaaaatgatATTACAG GTCGATCTTTGTTAAGAATGAATGATGCAACCTTGGAAAGAATGGGAATCAAAGAAAAAGCTCACAG agaggttatttgtacagaaattttgaagttgaagCTCAAAAGCGATATACTGGAGCTGAAAGATTTACAGAAGAAAAAAG GTCTGAGCTATTTCGACCTCACATCTCCCTCCAGACTGGGGTTTTTTGATAGAtttgcatga